From Nicotiana tabacum cultivar K326 chromosome 15, ASM71507v2, whole genome shotgun sequence, the proteins below share one genomic window:
- the LOC142169784 gene encoding serine/threonine-protein phosphatase 7 long form homolog, with the protein MWEFTRDHPLHPCIVRRLQGMGFYRIIEIGRFQFDWASIIAMIERWRSEAHTFHLPIGEATITLEDVEVLFGQPVDGILVDYPHALRDYTRVDYLHMLQRLTGFQPAEPTVLSGSSRLQLTQVRQHLVAMDAEITDDSPPEYIDQHTRLLLLIMFGGILFPNTSRNLVSLRFLYHLERLDDLSS; encoded by the coding sequence ATGTGGGAGTTCACTAGGGACCACCCACTGCATCCTTGTATAGTTAGACGCCTTCAGGGTATGGGTTTTTACAGGATCATAGAGATCGGCCGGTTTCAGTTCGACTGGGCGTCGATCATAGctatgatagagcggtggcgatcGGAGGCGCACACGTTTCATCTACCTATCGGTGAGGCTACCATCACGCTTGAGGACGTGGAGGTTCTTTTCGGGCAGCCTGTTGATGGTATACTTGTAGATTACCCGCATGCTCTTAGAGACTATACGAGAGTGGATTACCTTCATATGTTGCAACGGCTCACCGGTTTCCAGCCTGCGGAGCCAACTGTGTTGAGTGGGTCCAGTCGATTGCAGCTGACGCAAGTTCGGCAGCATCTGGTGGCGATGGATGCAGAGATTACTGATGATTCACCGCCAGAGTATATCGACCAGCACACGAGGTTGTTGCTTCTAATAATGTTTGGTGGTATactgttcccgaacacttcgagAAACCTAGTCAGCTTGCGATTTCTATATCATCTagagcggctagatgatttatcTAGTTAA